The following proteins are co-located in the Streptococcus anginosus genome:
- a CDS encoding flavodoxin, translated as MVLAKIVFASMTGNTEEIADIVADKLKELGLEVDIDECTTVDAEEFLEADIAIVASYTYGDGELPDEIVDFYEDLASLDLTGKIYGVVGSGDTFYDEFCKAVDDFDRAFAATGAEKGAENVKVDLSAEDEDIENLEKFAEALAEKVR; from the coding sequence ATGGTTTTAGCAAAAATTGTATTTGCGAGTATGACAGGAAATACAGAAGAAATCGCAGATATTGTAGCTGATAAATTAAAAGAACTTGGTTTAGAAGTAGATATTGATGAGTGCACAACGGTTGATGCAGAGGAATTTCTAGAAGCAGACATCGCAATCGTTGCTTCTTACACATACGGTGACGGCGAGTTGCCTGATGAAATTGTTGATTTTTATGAAGATTTAGCTAGTCTTGACTTGACTGGAAAGATTTACGGTGTTGTTGGATCAGGCGATACATTTTATGATGAGTTTTGTAAGGCAGTAGATGACTTTGATCGCGCTTTTGCAGCGACAGGTGCTGAAAAAGGTGCTGAAAATGTCAAAGTCGATCTATCAGCAGAAGATGAAGATATTGAAAATCTGGAGAAATTCGCTGAAGCATTAGCCGAAAAAGTACGGTAA
- a CDS encoding nucleoside/nucleotide kinase family protein — protein sequence MLYMIGGSPCSGKSTIASLLTQQYGLLHIKLDDLTDQMMDQARANAKPISLLRQDRSPDQIWLRHPEEMAGEEWCFYEEIFPYVTSYLLNNQDKPLLLEGAGLLPHLVKSLEEPAVSYLCLTPTADFQTKHYRQREWVPYVLEDTSNPEQAFENWMQRDILFAQMVRKEAKKLGYPSLMTDGSRSEKETAEEIARLLKLPNTNKIDIKGENYD from the coding sequence ATGCTCTATATGATTGGTGGATCGCCTTGCAGTGGGAAGTCAACAATTGCCTCCCTTCTTACTCAGCAGTATGGGCTGCTTCATATCAAGTTAGATGATTTGACAGACCAGATGATGGATCAAGCAAGAGCGAACGCAAAGCCGATTTCCCTTCTGAGACAGGACAGAAGTCCGGATCAAATCTGGCTGAGACATCCAGAGGAGATGGCAGGTGAAGAATGGTGTTTTTATGAGGAGATTTTTCCTTATGTGACATCTTACTTGCTAAATAATCAAGATAAACCACTCTTACTGGAGGGAGCAGGGCTTCTGCCTCACCTGGTAAAAAGTCTTGAAGAACCAGCGGTTTCCTATCTATGCTTGACTCCGACAGCTGATTTTCAGACAAAGCATTATCGGCAGAGAGAATGGGTTCCCTATGTTTTAGAGGACACATCCAATCCTGAGCAAGCTTTTGAAAACTGGATGCAGCGGGACATTCTTTTTGCCCAAATGGTGCGGAAGGAAGCAAAAAAATTAGGCTATCCTAGCCTCATGACAGACGGCAGTCGATCGGAAAAGGAGACCGCTGAAGAGATTGCTCGGCTCTTAAAATTGCCCAATACAAATAAAATAGATATTAAAGGAGAAAACTATGATTAA
- the cas1 gene encoding type II CRISPR-associated endonuclease Cas1, which yields MMGWRTVVVNTHSKLSYKNNHLIFKDASRTELIHLSEVDILLLETTDIVLSTMLIKRLVDENILVIFCDDKRLPTAMLMPYYARHDSSLQLSNQITWSEDVKAEVWTTIIAQKILNQAMYLGDCGFFEKSQSVIDLYNGLELFDPSNREGHAARIYFNTLFGNDFSREQDNDINAALDYGYTLILSMFAREVVVCGCMTQFGLKHANQFNQFNLASDIMEPFRPIIDRIVYENRNDDFVKIKRELFTIFSDTFLYNGKEMYLSNIISDYTKKVIKTLNQMGKGVPEFRI from the coding sequence TTGATGGGGTGGAGAACAGTTGTTGTAAATACACATTCAAAACTTTCCTACAAGAATAATCACTTGATCTTCAAGGATGCCTCTCGGACAGAATTGATTCATCTGTCCGAGGTGGATATCTTGTTGTTGGAGACAACTGATATTGTGCTGTCAACCATGCTGATTAAGCGGCTGGTTGATGAGAATATTTTAGTTATTTTTTGTGATGATAAGCGTTTGCCAACAGCCATGCTGATGCCCTACTATGCACGTCACGATTCCAGTTTGCAGCTGAGTAATCAAATCACTTGGTCAGAAGATGTCAAGGCAGAAGTCTGGACGACAATCATTGCACAGAAGATTCTGAATCAAGCGATGTACCTTGGAGATTGTGGTTTCTTTGAAAAATCACAGTCTGTCATTGATTTGTATAATGGGTTGGAGCTGTTTGATCCTAGTAACCGCGAAGGACACGCGGCTCGGATCTACTTTAATACATTATTTGGAAATGATTTTTCAAGGGAACAAGATAATGATATTAATGCTGCTCTTGATTACGGATACACCTTGATACTAAGTATGTTTGCTCGGGAAGTAGTGGTTTGTGGATGTATGACTCAGTTTGGGCTGAAACATGCCAATCAGTTTAACCAATTTAATCTGGCAAGTGATATAATGGAGCCGTTTCGTCCAATTATTGACAGAATTGTTTATGAAAACAGGAACGATGACTTTGTGAAAATTAAGAGAGAGTTGTTTACTATTTTTTCTGATACTTTTCTCTATAATGGAAAAGAAATGTATTTATCTAACATCATCAGTGATTACACCAAAAAAGTGATAAAGACATTGAATCAAATGGGGAAAGGAGTTCCTGAATTTAGGATATGA
- the cas9 gene encoding type II CRISPR RNA-guided endonuclease Cas9 (Cas9, originally named Csn1, is the large, multifunctional signature protein of type II CRISPR/Cas systems. It is well known even to general audiences because its RNA-guided endonuclease activity has made it a popular tool for custom editing of eukaryotic genomes.), with translation MTKPYSIGLDIGTNSVGWAVITDDYKVPAKKMKVLGNTNRDYIKKNLLGALLFDGGETAEGRRLKRTARRRYTRRKNRLRYLQEIFAEEMMQVDESFFQRLDDSFLVEEDKQGSKYPIFGTLKEEKEYHKKFKTIYHLREELANSKEKADLRLVYLALAHMIKFRGHFLYEGDLKAENTDVQALFKDFVEEYDKTIEESHLSEITVDALSILTEKVSKSSRLENLIAHYPTEKKNTLFGNLIALSLGLQANFKTNFQLSEDAKLQFSKDTYEEDLEGLLGEVGDEYADLFVSAKNLYDAILLSGILTVDDNSTKAPLSASMVKRYKEHKEELAAFKRFIKEKLPKKYEEIFKDDTKNGYAGYVGADKKLRKRSGKLATEEEFYKYVKGILNKVEGADYFLDKIDREDFLRKQRTFDNGSIPHQIHLQEMHAILRRQGEHYPFLKENQDKIEKILTFRIPYYVGPLARKGSRFAWAEYKADEKITPWNFDDILDKEKSAEKFITRMTLNDLYLPEEKVLPKHSPLYETFTVYNELTKVKYVNEQGEAKFFDTNMKQEIFDHVFKENRKVTKDKLLNYLNKEFEEFRIVNLTGLDKENKAFNASLGTYHDLRKILDKSFLDDKVNEKIIEDIIQTLTLFEDREMIRQRLQKYSDIFTTQQLKELERRHYTGWGRLSYKLINGIRNKENKKTILDYLIDDGYANRNFMQLINDDALSFKEEIARAQIIGDVDDIANVVHDLPGSPAIKKGILQSVKIVDELVKVMGHNPTNIIIEMARENQTTDKGRRNSQQRLKLLQDSLKNLDNPVNIKNVENQQLQNDRLFLYYIQNGKDMYTGETLDINNLSQYDIDHIIPQAFIKDNSLDNRVLTRSDKNRGKSDDVPSIEVVHEMKSFWSKLLSVKLITQRKFDNLTKAERGGLTENDKAGFIKRQLVETRQITKHVAQVLDARFNAKHDENKKVIRDVKIITLKSNLVSQFRKDFKFYKVREINDYHHAHDAYLNAVIGTALLKKYPKLASEFVYGEFKKYDVRKFIAKSDKEIGKATAKYFFYSNLMNFFKKEVKFADGTVVERPDIETSEDGEIAWNKQTDFKIVRKVLSYPQVNIVKKTEVQTHGLDRGKPRGLFNANPSPKPKPDSSENLVGIKRNLDPKKYGGYAGISNSYAVLVKAIIEKGVKKKETMVLEFQGISILDRITFEKDKRAFLLGKGYKDIKKIIELPKYSLFELKDGSRRMLASILSTNNKRGEIHKGNELFVPQKFTTLLYHAKRINNPINKDHIEYVKKHRDDFKELLNYVLEFNEKYVGATKNGERLKEAVADFDSKSNEEICTSFLGAVNSKNAGLFELTSLGSASDFEFLGVKIPRYRDYTPSSLLKDSILIHQSITGLYETRIDLSKLGED, from the coding sequence ATGACTAAACCATACTCAATTGGCCTCGATATTGGTACCAACAGTGTAGGTTGGGCTGTGATTACTGATGACTATAAAGTTCCAGCTAAGAAGATGAAAGTTTTAGGGAATACAAATCGAGATTATATCAAGAAAAATCTTTTAGGTGCCCTTTTGTTTGATGGGGGAGAAACAGCTGAGGGAAGACGCTTGAAACGGACTGCTAGGCGCCGTTATACTCGCCGAAAAAATCGTCTACGCTATTTGCAAGAAATTTTTGCTGAGGAAATGATGCAAGTCGATGAGAGTTTTTTTCAGCGCTTGGATGATTCATTTCTTGTTGAAGAAGATAAGCAAGGAAGCAAATATCCTATTTTTGGAACTTTAAAAGAGGAAAAAGAGTATCATAAAAAATTTAAAACGATTTATCATTTAAGGGAAGAATTAGCAAATTCAAAAGAGAAAGCTGATTTGCGTTTGGTGTATTTGGCTTTGGCTCATATGATTAAATTCCGTGGTCACTTTCTCTATGAGGGCGACCTAAAAGCTGAAAATACAGATGTTCAAGCATTATTTAAGGATTTTGTAGAAGAATATGATAAGACTATTGAAGAAAGCCATTTATCAGAAATAACAGTTGATGCATTAAGTATCCTAACAGAAAAGGTTAGTAAGTCTAGCCGTTTAGAAAACCTTATTGCTCATTATCCAACTGAGAAGAAAAATACTTTATTTGGGAATCTTATTGCTTTATCTTTGGGGCTACAGGCAAACTTTAAAACGAATTTCCAATTATCTGAAGATGCTAAGTTGCAATTTTCTAAAGATACGTACGAAGAAGATTTAGAAGGGTTACTTGGGGAAGTTGGAGATGAATATGCGGACCTGTTTGTATCTGCTAAAAATCTTTACGATGCCATCTTGCTGTCAGGGATTTTGACAGTAGATGATAACTCAACAAAAGCACCTTTGTCTGCTTCAATGGTTAAACGCTATAAAGAACACAAAGAAGAATTAGCTGCTTTTAAACGTTTTATAAAGGAAAAACTTCCTAAAAAATATGAGGAAATTTTTAAGGATGATACAAAAAACGGTTATGCAGGCTATGTTGGTGCTGATAAAAAGTTACGAAAAAGAAGTGGGAAATTAGCAACTGAAGAAGAATTTTATAAATACGTGAAGGGGATTTTAAATAAAGTTGAAGGTGCAGATTATTTTCTTGACAAAATTGATCGTGAAGATTTTCTGAGAAAACAAAGAACATTTGATAATGGTTCTATTCCGCATCAAATCCATCTGCAAGAAATGCATGCTATCTTGCGACGCCAAGGTGAACACTATCCATTCTTGAAAGAAAATCAAGATAAGATTGAAAAAATCTTAACGTTTAGAATTCCTTACTATGTTGGTCCTTTGGCGCGAAAAGGCAGCCGTTTTGCCTGGGCAGAATATAAGGCGGATGAAAAAATTACGCCATGGAATTTTGATGATATTCTTGATAAAGAAAAATCAGCAGAAAAATTCATCACACGCATGACTTTAAATGATTTGTATTTACCTGAAGAAAAAGTCTTACCCAAACACAGTCCTCTATACGAAACCTTTACCGTTTACAACGAGTTGACCAAAGTTAAGTATGTTAATGAACAGGGTGAAGCTAAATTCTTTGATACAAATATGAAACAAGAGATTTTTGATCATGTTTTTAAAGAAAATCGGAAAGTTACGAAAGATAAACTTTTAAATTATTTGAATAAAGAGTTTGAAGAATTTAGAATTGTTAACTTAACTGGACTGGATAAGGAAAATAAAGCCTTTAATGCAAGTCTTGGAACTTATCACGATTTGCGTAAGATTTTAGATAAATCATTCTTAGATGATAAAGTAAATGAAAAGATAATTGAGGATATCATTCAAACACTAACTCTGTTTGAAGACAGAGAAATGATTCGCCAGCGTCTTCAAAAGTATAGTGATATTTTTACAACACAGCAATTGAAAGAATTGGAACGCCGTCATTACACTGGTTGGGGACGCTTGTCATACAAGTTGATCAATGGCATCCGAAATAAAGAGAATAAGAAAACAATATTAGACTATCTAATCGATGATGGTTATGCTAATCGTAATTTTATGCAGTTGATTAATGATGATGCTCTTTCTTTTAAAGAAGAAATTGCTAGGGCACAAATCATTGGTGATGTTGATGATATTGCAAATGTAGTGCATGACTTACCTGGAAGTCCTGCTATCAAGAAAGGGATTTTACAAAGTGTCAAAATCGTTGATGAATTAGTCAAAGTAATGGGGCATAACCCTACTAATATTATTATAGAGATGGCGCGTGAAAATCAAACGACAGATAAGGGGCGTAGAAATTCTCAGCAACGTCTTAAATTATTACAAGATTCATTGAAGAATTTGGACAATCCTGTAAATATTAAGAATGTGGAAAATCAGCAACTTCAAAATGATCGATTATTCTTGTACTATATCCAAAATGGCAAGGATATGTATACAGGAGAAACTTTAGATATTAACAATCTAAGCCAATATGATATAGATCACATTATTCCGCAAGCCTTTATTAAGGATAATTCACTTGATAACCGTGTGCTGACTCGTTCTGACAAAAACAGAGGTAAATCTGATGATGTACCAAGTATAGAAGTTGTTCATGAAATGAAGTCATTTTGGAGCAAACTTCTTTCAGTAAAACTGATTACACAACGCAAATTTGATAATTTAACCAAGGCAGAACGTGGCGGTCTGACCGAAAATGATAAAGCAGGTTTTATTAAACGTCAGTTAGTTGAGACAAGACAAATTACTAAGCATGTTGCGCAGGTTTTAGATGCTCGTTTTAATGCAAAGCATGATGAGAATAAAAAAGTGATTCGAGATGTTAAAATCATTACTTTGAAATCTAATCTAGTTTCACAATTTCGAAAGGACTTTAAGTTTTACAAAGTACGTGAAATTAATGATTATCACCATGCACATGACGCTTATCTCAATGCAGTTATTGGAACAGCTTTGTTGAAAAAATATCCCAAACTTGCATCAGAATTTGTATATGGTGAATTCAAAAAATATGATGTCCGTAAATTTATTGCGAAATCTGATAAGGAAATTGGAAAAGCTACAGCAAAATATTTCTTTTATTCAAATTTGATGAACTTCTTTAAAAAAGAGGTTAAATTTGCAGACGGTACAGTAGTTGAGAGGCCTGATATTGAAACAAGCGAGGATGGCGAAATAGCTTGGAATAAACAAACCGACTTTAAAATTGTTCGCAAGGTTCTCTCCTATCCGCAGGTTAATATTGTGAAGAAGACTGAGGTACAGACTCATGGTCTAGATAGAGGGAAGCCAAGGGGACTTTTTAATGCTAATCCTTCTCCTAAACCTAAACCAGATAGTAGTGAAAATTTAGTGGGGATAAAGAGAAATCTTGACCCTAAGAAATATGGTGGTTATGCAGGTATTTCAAATTCTTATGCTGTATTGGTTAAAGCGATTATTGAAAAAGGAGTCAAGAAAAAAGAAACGATGGTACTAGAATTTCAGGGAATTTCCATTTTAGACCGAATTACTTTTGAAAAAGATAAAAGAGCTTTCTTGTTAGGAAAAGGATACAAAGATATTAAAAAAATCATTGAGCTACCTAAATACAGCTTGTTTGAATTGAAAGATGGATCCCGTCGCATGTTAGCTAGCATTCTTTCAACAAATAATAAACGTGGAGAAATTCATAAAGGAAATGAATTGTTTGTTCCACAAAAGTTTACAACTCTGCTATATCATGCCAAACGAATTAACAATCCAATCAACAAAGATCATATAGAATATGTTAAGAAGCATAGAGATGATTTTAAAGAGTTGCTCAACTATGTATTAGAATTTAATGAAAAATATGTGGGGGCTACTAAAAATGGAGAGCGTTTAAAAGAAGCGGTGGCGGATTTTGACAGCAAAAGCAATGAAGAAATTTGTACTAGCTTTTTAGGAGCCGTTAATAGTAAGAATGCAGGCTTATTTGAGTTAACCTCATTAGGAAGTGCCTCAGATTTTGAATTTCTTGGTGTAAAAATTCCTAGATATAGAGATTACACTCCCTCATCGCTATTAAAGGATTCTATCCTCATCCACCAATCCATCACGGGTCTTTATGAAACACGGATTGACTTGAGTAAGTTAGGAGAAGATTGA
- the sufB gene encoding Fe-S cluster assembly protein SufB → MTKVRDYAFGFHDDVKPLFSTGKGLTEEVVREISEIKNEPQWMLDYRLRSLELFHKLPMPDFGPDLSGIRFDDIVYYQKLSGDRARSWDEVPDEIKKTFERLGIPEAERQFLSGTVAQYESEVVYHNMKEEFAKQGIIFTDTDTAVQEYPDLVKKYFGTVISNAEHKFSALNSAVWSGGTFIYVPKNVQCQVPVQTYFRINGENAGQFERSLIIVEEGGSIQYIEGCTAPTYTTNSLHAANVEIIVKKDAFFRYTTIQNWSDNVYNLVTERGTVEEGGTLEWIDGNLGSKVNMKYPCSILNGRNARTSVLSMSFANYGQHLDAGCKVYHNAPKTSSTLISKSVAKDGGKTDYRGQVRFGKNSAGSKSHIECDTILMDGESSSDTIPFNEIHNSNVALEHEAKVSKVSEDQLYYLMSRGISEEEATAMIINGFMEPITKELPMEYAVELNQLINMSMEGSVG, encoded by the coding sequence ATGACGAAAGTACGAGATTATGCTTTTGGATTTCATGACGATGTGAAACCTTTGTTCTCAACAGGCAAAGGTCTGACAGAAGAGGTTGTTCGTGAAATTTCTGAAATTAAAAATGAGCCGCAATGGATGTTGGATTATCGCTTGCGTTCTTTAGAATTGTTCCATAAATTGCCCATGCCTGATTTTGGACCAGATTTATCCGGCATACGATTTGATGATATTGTCTATTATCAAAAATTAAGTGGGGATCGGGCTAGAAGTTGGGATGAAGTGCCAGATGAAATAAAGAAAACCTTTGAGCGTCTGGGGATTCCTGAAGCAGAGCGTCAATTTTTATCAGGAACTGTTGCTCAGTATGAATCTGAAGTAGTCTATCACAATATGAAAGAAGAATTTGCCAAGCAGGGCATTATCTTTACCGATACCGACACGGCAGTACAAGAATATCCGGATTTGGTCAAAAAATACTTTGGAACAGTCATTTCTAATGCAGAGCACAAGTTTTCCGCTTTAAATAGTGCTGTTTGGTCAGGTGGTACATTTATCTATGTTCCTAAAAATGTTCAATGTCAGGTGCCAGTTCAGACATACTTTCGTATCAATGGAGAGAATGCCGGTCAATTTGAACGCTCGCTCATTATTGTAGAAGAGGGTGGCTCTATTCAATACATTGAAGGTTGCACAGCGCCGACTTATACGACCAATAGTCTTCATGCTGCCAATGTGGAAATTATTGTCAAAAAAGATGCTTTTTTCCGCTATACAACGATTCAAAACTGGTCAGACAATGTTTATAATCTGGTGACAGAGCGTGGAACGGTTGAAGAAGGCGGTACTCTGGAATGGATTGACGGAAATCTGGGCAGCAAGGTCAATATGAAATACCCTTGCAGCATTTTGAATGGCCGCAATGCAAGAACTTCTGTTCTTTCCATGTCCTTTGCTAATTATGGTCAGCATTTGGATGCAGGCTGTAAAGTCTATCACAATGCGCCAAAGACTTCTAGCACATTGATTTCCAAGTCTGTTGCCAAAGACGGTGGTAAGACGGATTACCGCGGTCAAGTCCGTTTTGGCAAGAACAGTGCTGGTTCAAAGTCTCACATTGAGTGCGACACGATTCTTATGGATGGTGAATCCAGCTCAGATACCATTCCATTTAATGAAATTCACAATTCGAATGTTGCACTGGAACACGAAGCTAAGGTTTCTAAGGTTTCGGAGGATCAGCTTTATTATCTCATGAGCCGTGGCATTAGCGAAGAAGAAGCAACGGCTATGATTATCAATGGTTTCATGGAACCGATCACCAAAGAACTTCCAATGGAATACGCAGTGGAGCTTAACCAACTCATTAACATGAGTATGGAAGGCTCAGTAGGATAA
- the cas2 gene encoding CRISPR-associated endonuclease Cas2, translated as MSYRYMRMILMFDMPVETAEERKAYRKFRKFLMNEGFIMHQFSVYSKLLLNNSANNAMLERLKVNNPKKGSITLLTVTEKQFSRMIYLNGERDTSIANSDARLVFLGEDFTDEN; from the coding sequence ATGAGTTATCGATATATGCGAATGATTTTAATGTTTGATATGCCGGTTGAGACTGCAGAGGAGCGTAAAGCTTATCGAAAATTTAGGAAATTCTTGATGAATGAAGGGTTCATTATGCATCAGTTTTCGGTATACAGTAAATTGCTTTTGAATAATTCTGCCAATAATGCCATGCTTGAGCGGTTAAAAGTTAATAATCCTAAGAAGGGAAGTATCACCCTTTTAACGGTAACAGAAAAGCAATTTTCTCGCATGATCTACTTGAATGGAGAAAGGGATACCAGTATTGCCAATTCAGATGCAAGGTTGGTATTTCTAGGAGAGGATTTTACAGATGAAAATTAA
- the csn2 gene encoding type II-A CRISPR-associated protein Csn2, whose amino-acid sequence MKINFPILDEPIEIKQATFLILEEQLIFSDVVKHLYHYSEEDELKLFDNKMKSLKESELLLITDILGYNINSPAMLKLIRADLEKQLNEKSEVKSMLEKLVATITELIAFECLENELDLEYDEITILELIDALGVKIETLSDTVFEKSLEIVQVFKYLSKKKLLVFVNVSCYLSEHELAKLVEYIQLHNINVLFVEPRKVYDFPQYVVDEDYFLSCENMI is encoded by the coding sequence ATGAAAATTAATTTTCCGATTCTGGACGAACCGATTGAAATTAAACAGGCTACTTTCCTTATTTTAGAGGAACAGCTGATATTTTCCGATGTTGTCAAACACCTATATCACTATTCGGAAGAAGATGAGCTAAAATTATTTGATAACAAGATGAAATCCTTGAAAGAATCCGAGTTATTGCTTATTACAGATATTTTAGGTTACAATATTAATTCGCCGGCAATGTTAAAATTGATTCGTGCGGATTTGGAAAAACAGTTGAATGAAAAGTCTGAAGTGAAATCTATGTTAGAAAAATTAGTTGCAACTATTACAGAACTAATTGCTTTTGAATGTTTAGAAAACGAGCTGGATTTAGAGTATGATGAAATAACAATTTTGGAATTGATTGATGCTTTAGGTGTAAAAATTGAAACACTAAGTGACACTGTTTTTGAGAAAAGTTTAGAGATTGTTCAGGTGTTTAAATATCTTTCTAAAAAGAAACTGCTTGTCTTTGTGAATGTATCATGTTATCTGTCTGAACATGAACTAGCTAAATTGGTAGAATATATTCAACTTCATAATATAAATGTACTGTTTGTTGAACCAAGAAAAGTATACGACTTCCCTCAATATGTAGTGGATGAGGACTATTTCTTATCTTGTGAGAATATGATATAA
- the thrS gene encoding threonine--tRNA ligase yields the protein MIKITFPDGAVREYESGSTTFDIAQSISNSLAKKALAGKFNGKLIDTTRAITEDGSIEIVTPDHEDALPILRHSAAHLFAQAARRLFPEIHLGVGPAIQDGFYYDTDNTAGQISNEDLPRIEEEMKKIVKENFPSIREEVTKDEAREIFKNDPYKLELIEEHSEDEGGLTIYRQGEYVDLCRGPHVPSTGRIQIFHLLNVAGAYWRGNSDNAMMQRIYGTAWFDKKDLKNYLQMREEAKERDHRKLGKELDLFMISPEVGQGLPFWLPDGATIRRIVERYITDREVNDGYQHVYTPPLASVDLYKTSGHWEHYQEDMFPPMDMGDGEQFVLRPMNCPHHIEVYKNHVHSYRELPIRIAELGMMHRFEKSGALSGLQRVREMTLNDSHLFVMPEQIQEEFKHVLDLMIDVYKDFNITDYRFRLSYRDPNDKHKYFDNDEMWENAQRMLKGAMDDLGLDYFEAEGEAAFYGPKLDVQVKTALGNEETLSTIQLDFLLPERFDLHYVGADGEEHRPVMIHRGIVSTMERFIAYLIETYKGAFPTWLAPHQVTVIPISNEAHADYAWKVAKELRNRGVRVDVDERNEKMQYKIRQSQTHKVPYQLIVGDKEQVDGTVNVRRYGSKQTHTETVAEFVNHILADIARKSRLDDREQ from the coding sequence ATGATTAAGATTACTTTCCCAGATGGCGCTGTTCGTGAATATGAATCAGGCAGCACGACTTTTGACATTGCCCAATCTATCAGCAATTCCTTGGCAAAGAAAGCCTTGGCTGGTAAATTCAACGGCAAACTCATAGATACCACTCGTGCCATTACAGAAGATGGATCAATCGAGATTGTGACACCTGACCATGAAGATGCCCTGCCTATCTTGCGTCACTCTGCTGCTCATCTCTTTGCGCAAGCAGCCCGTCGTCTCTTCCCAGAGATTCACTTAGGGGTTGGTCCTGCTATTCAGGACGGTTTCTACTACGATACGGACAATACAGCTGGTCAAATCTCTAACGAAGACCTGCCTCGTATCGAAGAAGAAATGAAGAAGATTGTCAAGGAAAATTTCCCGTCAATCCGAGAAGAAGTGACAAAGGATGAAGCACGAGAAATTTTCAAGAATGATCCTTACAAGTTGGAATTGATTGAGGAGCACTCAGAAGACGAAGGAGGGCTTACAATCTACCGTCAAGGAGAATATGTGGATCTCTGTCGTGGACCTCATGTACCGTCAACTGGGCGTATTCAAATTTTCCATTTGTTAAATGTAGCGGGTGCATACTGGCGTGGAAATAGCGACAATGCTATGATGCAACGGATTTATGGAACAGCTTGGTTTGATAAGAAAGACCTAAAAAACTATCTCCAAATGCGTGAAGAAGCGAAAGAACGTGACCACCGTAAGCTCGGTAAAGAGTTGGATCTTTTCATGATTTCTCCTGAAGTTGGACAAGGACTTCCATTCTGGCTTCCAGATGGTGCGACTATTCGTCGTATCGTAGAGCGCTATATTACAGACCGCGAAGTCAATGACGGCTACCAACACGTGTATACGCCACCGCTTGCTAGTGTGGATTTATACAAAACTTCTGGTCACTGGGAACATTACCAAGAAGATATGTTCCCGCCAATGGATATGGGAGACGGTGAACAATTTGTTCTTCGTCCGATGAATTGCCCGCATCATATTGAGGTCTATAAAAACCATGTGCATTCTTATCGTGAGCTGCCAATTCGCATTGCAGAACTTGGTATGATGCACCGTTTTGAAAAATCAGGTGCGCTCTCAGGACTCCAACGTGTTCGTGAAATGACGCTGAATGATTCTCACTTATTTGTCATGCCGGAGCAAATTCAAGAAGAATTTAAACATGTGCTGGATTTGATGATTGACGTTTATAAAGACTTCAATATTACAGACTATCGTTTCCGTCTGTCTTATCGTGACCCGAATGACAAGCATAAATATTTTGATAATGATGAAATGTGGGAAAATGCTCAACGCATGTTAAAAGGAGCAATGGATGACTTAGGTTTGGATTACTTTGAGGCAGAAGGCGAAGCTGCTTTCTACGGTCCTAAGTTGGATGTCCAAGTAAAAACGGCTCTTGGAAATGAAGAAACTCTTTCCACTATTCAATTAGACTTCTTGCTACCAGAACGTTTCGACCTTCATTATGTCGGAGCAGACGGTGAAGAGCATCGTCCAGTCATGATTCACCGTGGTATCGTGTCTACTATGGAGCGCTTTATTGCTTACTTGATTGAAACTTACAAAGGTGCTTTCCCAACTTGGCTTGCTCCTCATCAAGTGACAGTCATTCCGATTTCTAATGAAGCACATGCTGACTATGCTTGGAAAGTGGCGAAAGAACTGCGCAATCGTGGTGTCCGCGTGGATGTTGATGAACGCAATGAAAAAATGCAATACAAGATTCGTCAAAGTCAAACCCATAAAGTTCCTTACCAATTGATTGTAGGGGACAAGGAACAAGTAGACGGTACGGTGAATGTTCGTCGTTACGGAAGTAAACAAACACATACAGAAACAGTTGCAGAATTTGTAAATCATATTTTGGCAGATATTGCTAGAAAATCACGTCTAGATGATAGAGAACAATGA